In one Dreissena polymorpha isolate Duluth1 chromosome 7, UMN_Dpol_1.0, whole genome shotgun sequence genomic region, the following are encoded:
- the LOC127839459 gene encoding uncharacterized protein LOC127839459 isoform X3 has translation MRVSQCSKSCSEGMQITEYQCFKSTTSDIQVADFLCPERPKLIDVCNHGPCVIDPVGCSNLVPDCKGTYGHDICYGTYKPWAEVNCKATCGVCAHRGAVDRPRDVNVRCEMYYRKDCLHPDYRQYMSAHCGRYCCHCYIDGNLCRS, from the exons ATGAGAGTGTCTCAG TGTTCAAAGTCATGCAGCGAAGGTATGCAGATTACGGAATACCAATGTTTTAAAAGTACCACATCCGACATACAAGTAGCTGACTTCCTGTGTCCGGAACGGCCAAAACTCATCGATGTCTGTAACCATGGACCGTGTGTCATCG ATCCGGTTGGTTGCTCGAACCTGGTACCGGACTGCAAGGGGACATACGGGCATGACATTTGTTACGGAACGTACAAACCATGGGCCGAAGTAAACTGTAAAGCCACCTGTGGGGTATGCGCCCACCGAG GTGCTGTGGACAGACCACGTGACGTCAATGTGAGATGCGAGATGTACTATCGGAAGGACTGTCTGCACCCCGACTACCGTCAGTACATGAGCGCTCATTGCGGTCGCTACTGTTGCCACTGCTACATCGACGGCAACCTGTGTCGATCTTGA
- the LOC127839459 gene encoding uncharacterized protein LOC127839459 isoform X1, which translates to MRVSQCSKSCSEGMQITEYQCFKSTTSDIQVADFLCPERPKLIDVCNHGPCVIDPVGCSNLVPDCKGTYGHDICYGTYKPWAEVNCKATCGVCAHRAPSITTAPDLDDRCEQYLQGGQALELCVTKYRIWGERNCPTTCGPCIGAVDRPRDVNVRCEMYYRKDCLHPDYRQYMSAHCGRYCCHCYIDGNLCRS; encoded by the exons ATGAGAGTGTCTCAG TGTTCAAAGTCATGCAGCGAAGGTATGCAGATTACGGAATACCAATGTTTTAAAAGTACCACATCCGACATACAAGTAGCTGACTTCCTGTGTCCGGAACGGCCAAAACTCATCGATGTCTGTAACCATGGACCGTGTGTCATCG ATCCGGTTGGTTGCTCGAACCTGGTACCGGACTGCAAGGGGACATACGGGCATGACATTTGTTACGGAACGTACAAACCATGGGCCGAAGTAAACTGTAAAGCCACCTGTGGGGTATGCGCCCACCGAG CTCCATCTATCACAACCGCACCGGACCTGGATGACAGATGTGAGCAGTACTTGCAGGGTGGCCAGGCGCTGGAGTTGTGTGTCACAAAGTACCGGATATGGGGAGAGAGGAACTGTCCTACTACGTGTGGACCATGCATTG GTGCTGTGGACAGACCACGTGACGTCAATGTGAGATGCGAGATGTACTATCGGAAGGACTGTCTGCACCCCGACTACCGTCAGTACATGAGCGCTCATTGCGGTCGCTACTGTTGCCACTGCTACATCGACGGCAACCTGTGTCGATCTTGA